One region of bacterium genomic DNA includes:
- a CDS encoding ABC transporter substrate-binding protein — protein MRRIGLAMFGLILVSILALGVAEPARSPIEIGAVYPTAGAQGAGGLEEYRGVELAAEYVNGRGGVGGRPVHLRLADAESWDAAPDAVERLAQSGVTVVVGSYGSTISRPAAATASRLGLVFWETGAVGELGVEAAGGTRVFRVSPTGGALGRAAAAFVRDKLAPRIRLNRALRYAVAYVDDVYGRAVGLGAVAEIRRSGLPLAAVFPYELRRLRYEDLADRIARARPDVLVVAAYLEDGVGLRRGLVRARVPLVANIGTSSSYCMPAFGQLLGREAVGVFASDKPDGEVIRPDRLAPAGAGALRWGTAEYRRQYTEAMTAPALAGFAGGLGLFEYTLPRARDLSANAVAEAARAVNLPEGTLPNGSGLAFATAGSPDAGANLHAASVIWEWIRPYTRAVVWPESFATHPIVFP, from the coding sequence ATGCGCCGGATAGGTCTCGCCATGTTCGGATTGATCCTCGTCAGCATCCTCGCGCTTGGGGTCGCCGAGCCCGCTAGATCTCCGATCGAGATCGGCGCGGTGTATCCGACCGCCGGGGCTCAGGGCGCCGGCGGCCTCGAAGAATACCGCGGCGTGGAGCTCGCGGCCGAATATGTCAACGGCCGCGGAGGTGTCGGCGGGCGGCCGGTCCATCTCCGGCTCGCCGATGCGGAGTCGTGGGACGCCGCGCCGGACGCGGTTGAGCGTCTCGCGCAGTCCGGCGTCACGGTTGTGGTGGGTTCCTATGGAAGCACGATCTCTCGCCCCGCGGCGGCAACCGCCTCGCGCTTGGGACTGGTATTTTGGGAAACCGGCGCGGTTGGCGAGCTCGGCGTGGAAGCCGCCGGCGGCACACGGGTGTTCCGCGTCTCGCCGACCGGGGGCGCCCTCGGGCGGGCGGCGGCGGCGTTCGTCCGCGATAAGCTGGCTCCCCGCATCCGTCTCAACCGCGCGCTCCGGTATGCGGTCGCCTATGTCGACGACGTCTACGGGCGCGCGGTGGGGCTCGGGGCCGTGGCGGAGATTCGGCGCTCCGGCCTCCCGCTTGCGGCGGTGTTCCCGTACGAGCTCAGACGTCTGCGGTACGAAGATCTCGCGGATCGGATCGCACGCGCCCGACCCGATGTCCTCGTCGTGGCCGCCTACCTCGAGGATGGCGTGGGGTTGCGCCGAGGGTTGGTCCGCGCCCGCGTCCCCCTCGTCGCCAACATCGGCACGAGCTCCAGTTACTGCATGCCGGCGTTCGGCCAGCTCTTGGGGCGAGAGGCGGTCGGCGTCTTCGCGTCGGACAAACCCGACGGGGAGGTGATCCGGCCTGACCGGTTGGCGCCGGCTGGTGCGGGTGCGCTTCGCTGGGGCACGGCGGAGTACCGCAGGCAATATACGGAAGCGATGACGGCACCCGCGCTCGCCGGGTTCGCAGGAGGCCTTGGCCTGTTCGAGTACACCCTCCCGCGCGCCCGCGATCTATCCGCAAACGCCGTGGCGGAGGCGGCCCGTGCGGTCAACCTCCCGGAAGGCACGCTGCCGAACGGCAGCGGCCTGGCCTTCGCGACGGCGGGTTCGCCCGATGCCGGGGCCAATCTGCACGCGGCCAGCGTTATCTGGGAGTGGATCCGGCCCTACACCCGGGCCGTCGTGTGGCCGGAGTCGTTTGCGACGCACCCCATCGTGTTTCCGTGA
- a CDS encoding peptide-binding protein, protein MRHWALRSRPGFGAAIVTWVVLTAFTLAPGSGAPKDSLTIGLSSDASFINALIASDGQSYKVEWSVFDCLVQYDQNLGIKPMLAESWESSPDGLSYTFHLRKNVVWQDGRPFTADDVAFWMYSMLNPKVRAPSRAFFGGMAGYDELTNPDHPADPASLPRKPVEVVNPSTVRLNLAYPYAAFLGVLTCPRGGIVPKHALEGKDMNTAEFNTKPVGTGPYRVVEWRKGESIALTAFDRYYGGRPPTRQVIFRIIPDPVVRTQALRTGGIDMLDDPPADELDKFAKDPQYTVAGVYTPTYQYFGYRLDRPPFSDLRVRRAMAHAVDFDIIVRKVLRSYAVRATGPIPPTSWAYTPKVTRYPYNPEKAKQLLAEAGYTPGPDGIMQKDGRPLRFTLKGDTGTQSVRDSAVVIQDQLARIGVAAEIRLLDFPTFVRQLFASDFEAILVGWTGHPDPDPFSYTIWHSSQWNGRNFAHYKNPDVDKALEDARRTMDLKKRRDAYVRFQQLLADDAPYVWGYYPKEMYVYRKELRGLSLLPAQAAIFQSLRTAAWQP, encoded by the coding sequence GTGAGGCACTGGGCGCTGAGATCCCGCCCGGGTTTCGGAGCGGCGATCGTCACTTGGGTCGTGCTGACGGCGTTCACGCTGGCACCCGGCTCGGGTGCGCCGAAGGACTCCCTGACGATTGGGCTGAGCAGCGACGCCTCCTTCATCAACGCGCTGATCGCCAGCGACGGACAATCCTACAAGGTCGAGTGGTCGGTGTTCGACTGCCTGGTGCAATACGATCAAAATCTTGGGATCAAGCCGATGCTGGCGGAGAGTTGGGAGTCGTCGCCGGACGGGTTGAGCTACACGTTCCACCTTCGGAAGAACGTCGTCTGGCAGGACGGCCGCCCGTTCACGGCGGACGACGTCGCGTTCTGGATGTACTCGATGCTGAACCCCAAAGTCAGGGCGCCCTCCCGGGCGTTCTTCGGAGGGATGGCCGGGTACGACGAATTGACCAACCCGGATCATCCCGCCGATCCGGCGAGCCTCCCCCGGAAGCCGGTGGAGGTGGTGAATCCATCCACGGTGCGCCTGAACCTCGCGTATCCCTACGCAGCGTTTCTTGGTGTTCTCACATGCCCACGCGGCGGGATCGTGCCCAAGCACGCGCTCGAGGGGAAAGACATGAACACCGCCGAGTTCAATACCAAGCCCGTCGGCACGGGCCCCTACCGCGTCGTCGAGTGGCGCAAAGGCGAGAGCATCGCCCTTACGGCGTTCGACCGCTACTACGGCGGCCGCCCCCCGACGCGGCAGGTGATCTTTAGGATCATTCCGGATCCCGTCGTGCGGACCCAGGCGCTGCGCACCGGCGGGATCGATATGCTCGACGACCCGCCGGCGGATGAGCTGGACAAGTTCGCCAAGGATCCCCAGTACACCGTGGCCGGGGTCTACACGCCCACCTACCAGTACTTTGGATATCGACTCGACCGCCCGCCGTTCTCCGACCTGCGGGTCCGCCGGGCGATGGCGCACGCGGTCGATTTCGACATCATCGTGCGGAAGGTGTTGCGGAGTTACGCGGTGCGCGCCACCGGGCCGATCCCTCCCACCAGTTGGGCGTACACGCCGAAGGTCACGCGCTACCCGTACAATCCCGAAAAGGCGAAACAATTGCTTGCCGAGGCCGGCTATACGCCGGGACCGGACGGGATCATGCAGAAAGACGGGCGCCCCCTTCGCTTTACGCTCAAAGGAGATACGGGGACCCAATCGGTGCGTGATTCTGCCGTGGTCATCCAGGATCAACTCGCCCGCATCGGCGTGGCGGCCGAGATCCGGCTCCTGGACTTTCCGACATTCGTGCGCCAGTTGTTCGCGTCGGATTTCGAAGCGATCCTGGTTGGGTGGACGGGTCACCCGGATCCCGACCCGTTCAGCTATACGATCTGGCACTCCAGCCAGTGGAACGGCCGGAACTTCGCCCACTACAAGAACCCGGATGTGGACAAAGCGCTCGAGGATGCGAGAAGGACGATGGACCTAAAGAAGCGTCGCGACGCGTACGTCCGCTTTCAGCAACTCCTCGCAGACGATGCCCCCTACGTCTGGGGGTACTATCCGAAGGAGATGTACGTGTATCGGAAGGAACTGCGCGGGCTGTCCCTCCTTCCCGCCCAGGCCGCGATCTTTCAATCCTTGCGGACGGCCGCCTGGCAACCGTAG
- a CDS encoding ABC transporter permease encodes MAMSVGAVALGGPARSFPGAWAVAARQFAKNRVAAASAAVFLAILLTALLAPRISPFPPARQDLDQRLTPPSRVHVLGTDGFGRDVLSRIMVGARASLATGLLATGLALAIGIAVGIFGGYFLGGVDLWLTRLTELALGIPPLFLVLLIIALFGPSLRNTILVIGLVYWPPTARIIRGEALRIRQFQFIEAARAVGAASRRILGRHLVPNLLPALIVQATLFMADAILIESGLSYLGVGIQPPAPSWGNMLVDGRRYVDSAWWIATFPGTAILLTVLSINLVGDGLRDALDPRRR; translated from the coding sequence ATGGCAATGAGCGTCGGGGCCGTCGCGCTTGGGGGGCCCGCGCGATCGTTCCCGGGCGCGTGGGCCGTGGCCGCCCGCCAGTTCGCGAAGAACCGGGTGGCGGCCGCGAGCGCGGCCGTGTTTCTCGCTATTCTGCTCACCGCGCTCCTGGCACCGCGCATCTCGCCGTTTCCCCCAGCCCGGCAGGACCTCGACCAGCGGCTCACCCCTCCGAGCCGCGTGCACGTGCTGGGGACCGACGGCTTCGGGCGCGACGTCCTCAGCCGGATCATGGTCGGGGCCCGCGCATCGCTCGCCACCGGGCTCCTTGCGACCGGCCTGGCGCTCGCGATTGGAATCGCGGTAGGGATCTTCGGCGGCTATTTTCTCGGCGGCGTCGATCTCTGGCTGACACGCCTCACCGAGCTCGCCCTCGGAATCCCGCCGCTGTTCCTGGTGCTCCTGATCATCGCGTTGTTCGGCCCGAGCCTGCGCAACACGATCCTGGTCATCGGATTGGTCTACTGGCCGCCAACGGCCCGGATCATCCGGGGGGAGGCGCTTCGCATCCGGCAGTTTCAGTTCATCGAGGCCGCGCGCGCCGTCGGTGCGGCCTCAAGGCGCATTCTCGGACGTCACCTCGTGCCGAACCTGTTGCCGGCGCTGATCGTGCAGGCCACCTTGTTCATGGCGGACGCGATCCTGATCGAGTCAGGGCTCAGTTACCTCGGGGTCGGCATTCAGCCCCCGGCCCCGTCCTGGGGAAACATGCTCGTCGATGGGAGGCGGTACGTGGACAGCGCCTGGTGGATCGCCACGTTTCCAGGAACCGCCATCCTTCTGACGGTGCTGAGCATCAACCTCGTCGGCGACGGGCTTCGAGACGCCCTGGATCCCCGACGCAGGTGA
- a CDS encoding CPBP family intramembrane glutamic endopeptidase, whose product MIARGQSVGFLLVPAAMLLGCVALAIRPPALWSASFVVITVGTIGALAPLPGRRDAHRGPARVIAVVALGVLAFATARAITTPLPLPFSALTVGATIVAAVAEEIFFRRLVYGWLASAGDPVAIIGAAVLFAAVHVPAYGVRVFPLDLAAGIIFGWQRWATGGWMAPALTHGAANVLQLL is encoded by the coding sequence ATGATCGCCCGCGGTCAGTCCGTCGGTTTCCTCCTCGTGCCGGCGGCCATGCTGCTTGGATGCGTGGCGCTGGCGATCCGCCCCCCGGCCTTGTGGAGCGCCTCCTTCGTGGTCATCACGGTCGGCACGATCGGGGCGCTGGCACCGCTGCCGGGTCGCCGCGACGCTCACCGAGGGCCGGCGCGTGTGATCGCGGTCGTCGCCCTCGGCGTGCTCGCGTTTGCGACGGCACGGGCAATCACGACCCCGCTGCCGCTGCCGTTTTCCGCGCTCACCGTCGGCGCGACGATCGTGGCCGCGGTCGCAGAGGAGATCTTCTTCAGGCGACTCGTCTACGGCTGGTTGGCCTCGGCCGGGGACCCGGTCGCAATCATCGGGGCCGCCGTCCTCTTCGCCGCCGTGCACGTTCCCGCGTACGGAGTGCGTGTGTTCCCGCTCGATCTGGCGGCAGGCATCATCTTCGGATGGCAGCGGTGGGCGACCGGTGGGTGGATGGCTCCCGCGTTGACGCATGGGGCCGCGAACGTGCTGCAGCTCCTCTAG
- a CDS encoding ABC transporter permease yields the protein MTGYLVRRLLGTIPMLVGVSVVLFLLIHAAPGGPEAALLGGDISKDTAAQIRRSLGLDQPLPVQYVTWLGSALRGNLGISYLQGEPVSRVIHAHLGATVQLAAGALTLAVLAAIPLGVVSAVRANTWIDRAATGVALAGVSFPSFWLGILLILLFASALRWVPASGMAGTGLEGDVADRLRHAILPTITLASTQMAAFLRFTRSSLLDALQQPFVAVARAKGLRERRVLLRHAFRNALMPLITLLGLSVRFLVGGAVLTETVFAWPGIGRLAVDAVTARDYPLLLGLNLLVALAVIVGNVVTDLLYSLADPRIAWQ from the coding sequence GTGACAGGGTACCTGGTCCGCCGCCTGCTCGGGACGATCCCCATGCTGGTCGGGGTGTCGGTGGTGCTGTTTCTCCTGATCCACGCCGCCCCCGGTGGACCGGAGGCGGCCCTCCTCGGCGGGGATATCTCAAAGGACACGGCGGCACAGATCCGCCGCAGCCTCGGCCTTGATCAACCGCTGCCGGTCCAGTACGTCACGTGGCTCGGGAGCGCGCTTCGTGGGAACCTCGGGATCTCCTACCTCCAGGGCGAGCCGGTCTCGAGAGTGATCCACGCCCATCTCGGGGCCACCGTGCAGCTCGCCGCGGGCGCGCTGACGCTGGCGGTGCTGGCGGCAATCCCCCTGGGGGTCGTCTCCGCCGTCCGCGCGAACACGTGGATCGATCGTGCGGCGACGGGAGTGGCCCTCGCGGGGGTGTCGTTCCCGAGCTTCTGGTTGGGGATTCTCCTGATCCTGTTGTTCGCGAGCGCCCTGCGGTGGGTCCCGGCCTCGGGGATGGCGGGCACCGGCCTCGAGGGCGATGTGGCCGACCGCCTCCGCCACGCGATCCTGCCGACGATCACGCTCGCCTCGACGCAGATGGCGGCGTTCCTGCGTTTCACACGCTCGAGCCTCCTCGACGCGCTACAGCAGCCCTTCGTGGCCGTAGCGCGCGCGAAGGGGCTGCGCGAGCGGCGCGTGCTCCTGCGCCATGCCTTTCGCAACGCCCTGATGCCGTTGATCACGCTCCTGGGCCTCTCCGTGCGGTTTCTCGTCGGGGGGGCCGTGCTCACGGAGACGGTGTTCGCCTGGCCTGGGATCGGACGGCTGGCGGTCGATGCCGTCACCGCCCGCGACTACCCGCTCCTGCTGGGGCTCAACCTCCTGGTCGCGCTGGCCGTCATCGTGGGGAACGTCGTGACGGATCTGCTCTACTCGCTCGCCGATCCTCGCATCGCATGGCAATGA
- a CDS encoding alpha/beta hydrolase, translated as MKIRVRDVELHYEEMGSGPPCVLVHGGPGIGHPGTLAPFAPLADRMRLIAYEHRGHGESSRAPVDTYTQRELSEDLRAFCHALGLDRPVILGTSAGGFVSLLYAGRYPDEPRALILIGTAASQSFMARATANMQRLGTPAMQEAYRALWDGSLTDPGAFQRAFEAILPMYYHDRSRVPASLAGRRFDPETRAALIRDYATYDARPQLGRVTAPTFVAVGRHDWICPVEESVEIAGLIRGAELHIFEHSGHSPHIEESGALLGALRTFLTRVLTGPRPM; from the coding sequence GTGAAGATTCGCGTCCGGGATGTCGAGCTGCACTACGAGGAGATGGGATCGGGCCCACCATGCGTCCTCGTGCACGGAGGACCTGGAATCGGCCATCCGGGGACGCTGGCCCCGTTCGCGCCCCTGGCGGATCGGATGCGGCTCATCGCCTACGAGCATCGGGGCCACGGGGAGTCGTCCCGTGCCCCCGTCGATACCTACACCCAGCGCGAACTCTCCGAGGATCTCCGTGCCTTCTGCCACGCGCTCGGGTTGGACCGGCCGGTGATCTTGGGCACGTCCGCCGGCGGGTTTGTCTCGCTGCTCTACGCCGGACGGTATCCCGACGAGCCGCGCGCCCTCATCCTGATCGGGACGGCGGCCAGCCAGAGTTTCATGGCCCGCGCGACGGCGAACATGCAGCGCCTCGGGACCCCCGCGATGCAGGAGGCCTACCGCGCGCTGTGGGATGGGTCCCTCACGGATCCGGGGGCGTTCCAGCGGGCGTTCGAGGCGATCCTGCCGATGTACTATCATGATCGTAGCCGGGTTCCGGCGAGTCTGGCCGGCCGGCGGTTCGATCCGGAAACGAGAGCGGCCCTCATCCGGGATTACGCGACGTACGATGCCCGGCCACAGTTGGGCCGGGTGACCGCGCCGACGTTTGTAGCGGTGGGACGTCACGACTGGATCTGTCCCGTCGAAGAGTCCGTCGAGATCGCGGGGTTGATTCGCGGCGCGGAACTGCATATCTTCGAACACAGCGGGCACTCTCCGCACATCGAGGAATCCGGGGCGCTGCTCGGAGCGCTGCGAACGTTTCTCACCAGGGTGCTGACCGGTCCTCGACCGATGTGA
- a CDS encoding FAD-dependent oxidoreductase, with translation MIGGGLLGVATAYHLVRGGAKTLLVDRGDPGRATDAGAGILSPETNSRDPDAWVQFAVRAVSYYSTLLAHLEADDAGETGYARCGLLVVAATDDERGAFAAARAQIFNRREQRGAPPQQDLHEVSPADAHRMFPPLAAVHGAIFYRHGARVDGRLLSRAVRAGAERHGLSVRQGSVDRLILTNQCINGVAIGEDTVSAGLVAITGGAWSNAFGKQLGIRIPVAPQRGQIIHLRNPQVSTADWPIVSAFHGHYMVPWPDSRVVVGATRETGSGFDPRLTVAGVREVLDEAIRVAPGLADWEIHEMRVGLRPLSEDGLPVLGSVPGIGGVYLATGHGPTGLQLGPYSGKVTADLMLGHPSDIDLTPFGVSRFAR, from the coding sequence GTGATCGGCGGAGGGCTGCTCGGCGTCGCCACAGCGTACCACCTTGTGCGGGGAGGGGCCAAAACGCTCCTGGTCGACCGAGGGGACCCTGGACGGGCGACCGATGCCGGAGCGGGTATCCTCTCGCCGGAGACAAACTCGCGTGATCCCGATGCGTGGGTCCAGTTCGCCGTCCGGGCCGTGTCGTACTACTCGACCCTGCTCGCCCACCTTGAGGCCGATGATGCGGGCGAGACGGGATACGCGCGGTGCGGCCTCCTGGTCGTCGCGGCCACCGATGATGAGCGCGGGGCGTTTGCGGCAGCGCGGGCGCAGATCTTCAACCGACGAGAGCAGAGAGGCGCTCCCCCGCAGCAGGATCTCCACGAGGTGTCGCCCGCCGACGCGCACCGCATGTTCCCTCCGCTCGCGGCGGTCCACGGCGCCATCTTCTACCGCCACGGCGCCCGCGTGGACGGGAGGCTGCTGTCGCGGGCGGTGCGGGCGGGGGCCGAGCGCCATGGATTGAGCGTGCGGCAGGGGAGCGTGGATCGGTTGATCCTCACGAACCAATGCATCAACGGCGTGGCGATTGGGGAGGACACCGTTTCGGCGGGGCTCGTCGCCATTACGGGAGGCGCATGGTCGAACGCGTTTGGCAAGCAACTCGGGATCCGGATTCCCGTCGCGCCCCAGCGCGGCCAGATCATCCACCTGCGGAACCCTCAGGTCTCGACGGCGGACTGGCCCATTGTCAGCGCCTTTCACGGTCACTACATGGTCCCCTGGCCGGACAGCCGGGTCGTCGTGGGAGCGACGAGGGAGACCGGCTCGGGGTTCGATCCTCGCCTGACCGTGGCCGGCGTGCGGGAAGTGCTCGACGAGGCGATCCGGGTGGCGCCTGGTCTCGCCGACTGGGAGATCCACGAGATGCGAGTCGGCCTCCGTCCGCTGTCGGAGGACGGGCTCCCCGTCCTCGGCTCGGTTCCAGGGATCGGAGGCGTGTACCTCGCGACGGGCCACGGCCCGACCGGACTGCAGCTCGGCCCTTACAGCGGGAAGGTGACGGCCGACCTCATGCTCGGACACCCGTCCGACATCGACCTGACCCCGTTTGGCGTATCGCGGTTCGCGAGATAG
- a CDS encoding amidohydrolase, with amino-acid sequence MMRFRVISIGCLVAALALGSGLGARAAVAPADMILMNGKIVTLNPKSSIAQAVAIEQGKIVAVGTNTDLHQYMGHTTRVIDLHGRTVIPGLIDSHMHAIRQGLTWDDEVHWQTVTSLAQGLKMIRDQAARTPPGTWIVVAGGWHESQFAENRKPTLDEIEALSADHPIWVQYLYDEAMMNKAAVKVLGLTAETKDPFGGKVLKDASGQPTGVVTGFGGINAFYFKIPRPPLDRQTTDTRNWFRELNRLGITDVGDVAGGGLIWPDNYQAVTTLHDRGELTVRLHWYMQPNRPGGELDVIKRFVTTVRPGSGDDMLRPIGVGEQVLASSYDGDAFGPLPPQFSEKAIEDWRKAVRMIIESGWRFQVHTTRNHSAEQLLPTIEEINREIPLANRRLGFAHMEDVTVATIRRIKALGGGITIQDRFVYSGDEIAHNWPEDVARKAPPMKTMLAIGLPVGGGTDSTRVAPYNPFVSIWWLVTGKTVAGHVIRGSQENLSRLQALRVYTLGSAWFNMDEDKVGSIEPGKYADLAVLSADYLSVPVDKIKDLASVLTIVNGKPVYAAGDYQSLAR; translated from the coding sequence ATGATGCGGTTTCGGGTAATCTCCATCGGGTGTTTGGTGGCGGCGCTGGCGCTCGGCTCAGGGCTGGGAGCGCGGGCCGCAGTCGCGCCTGCCGACATGATCCTGATGAACGGCAAGATCGTCACTCTCAACCCAAAGTCTTCGATTGCGCAGGCGGTCGCGATCGAGCAGGGGAAGATCGTGGCGGTGGGGACCAACACCGACCTCCACCAGTACATGGGCCATACGACGCGGGTGATCGATCTGCACGGCCGAACGGTGATCCCGGGGCTCATCGATTCCCACATGCACGCGATCCGCCAGGGCCTGACATGGGACGACGAGGTGCACTGGCAGACCGTCACATCGCTCGCGCAGGGCCTCAAGATGATCCGCGACCAGGCGGCGCGGACTCCGCCCGGCACGTGGATCGTGGTCGCGGGCGGCTGGCACGAGAGCCAGTTCGCCGAGAATCGCAAGCCGACCCTGGACGAGATCGAGGCGCTCTCCGCGGACCATCCGATTTGGGTGCAGTATCTGTATGACGAGGCGATGATGAACAAGGCGGCGGTCAAGGTGCTCGGATTGACCGCCGAGACCAAGGATCCATTCGGTGGCAAGGTGCTCAAGGACGCGTCCGGGCAGCCTACCGGTGTGGTGACGGGGTTCGGGGGCATCAATGCATTCTACTTTAAGATCCCACGTCCTCCGCTGGACCGGCAGACCACCGACACCCGCAACTGGTTCCGTGAGTTGAACCGCCTCGGCATCACCGATGTCGGAGATGTGGCCGGCGGCGGCCTGATCTGGCCCGACAACTATCAGGCCGTCACGACGCTCCACGACCGCGGGGAGCTCACCGTGCGGTTGCACTGGTACATGCAGCCGAACCGGCCCGGCGGCGAGCTGGACGTGATCAAGCGCTTCGTCACCACGGTCCGGCCGGGCAGCGGGGATGACATGCTGCGGCCGATCGGGGTCGGTGAGCAGGTGCTCGCTTCCTCCTATGACGGAGACGCCTTTGGGCCCCTGCCTCCGCAGTTCTCGGAGAAGGCGATCGAAGACTGGCGGAAGGCCGTCCGGATGATCATCGAGAGCGGCTGGCGCTTCCAGGTGCACACGACCCGCAACCACTCCGCCGAGCAGCTGCTTCCCACGATCGAGGAGATCAACCGCGAGATCCCGCTGGCCAACCGCCGGCTCGGCTTCGCGCACATGGAGGACGTCACCGTCGCCACGATCCGGCGGATCAAGGCGCTCGGGGGAGGGATCACGATTCAGGACCGGTTCGTGTACTCAGGCGACGAGATCGCACACAACTGGCCCGAAGATGTCGCCCGAAAGGCGCCGCCCATGAAGACGATGTTGGCGATTGGGCTTCCCGTTGGCGGGGGCACCGACTCCACGCGGGTCGCACCCTACAATCCGTTCGTCTCCATCTGGTGGCTCGTCACCGGGAAGACGGTCGCCGGACATGTGATTCGCGGATCGCAGGAAAATCTCTCCCGGCTGCAGGCCTTGCGCGTGTACACGCTCGGGAGCGCCTGGTTCAACATGGACGAGGACAAGGTCGGATCGATCGAGCCGGGCAAGTACGCCGACCTCGCCGTCCTCTCGGCCGACTATCTCAGCGTGCCCGTGGATAAGATCAAGGATCTGGCCTCCGTGCTCACGATCGTCAACGGGAAGCCCGTGTACGCAGCCGGGGACTATCAGAGCCTGGCGAGGTAA
- a CDS encoding copper resistance protein CopC, producing MKGPAVIGLLALVALVMAPSVTAHALLSQADPANGATLLAPPQVVTLAFTEDPEPSLSSIRVLTTSGLEVSRGPARSVPGRPNSLRVDLGPLSTGVYTVVWRTVSRIDGHVTGGAFAFGVGVTPSAASVPEVTSPPPSVVGGVARWLLYAGLCVLIGGAWVWTLAFPGAAAGSWRILWVAWLAAALGIAGLAEAQRADAGVDIVRFMRTSLGNALVWRALPLVAIAGSLVTGGRLTGPARRVSLAVVGVLTALAILAHIAGGHAAAASGAWRPANLMVQWLHVSAVGAWIGGLAALLAVLGRTPGDDRTLAVRRFSTVAGVLIVTVAATGTARAVDEVGTWTGLITTIYGRLVLVKAGLLILLAVLGALNRYRSVPAAARTLIGLRRIGAAELVVAAVTLMIAAVLTQSAPAIFALRAAGNAARLAATGSDFATSVRARLQIDPGLPGPNRFVADLRDYDTGRLIQAGRVSLRFTAADRPDLGPSTLDLTRTPSGTYQGQGPNLSLEGKWNVVVVVERGVNSVEIPIAVVVPSQPQRVRTIQAPGQPTLYAIDLSGGRVVDVYLDPGRTGLNEVHATYIDAAGGELPVPRLATMTMTRQGAAPIALPVRRFGPGHFIGDATLGQGEWQLEIVAATAGGEVLRTRLTIQL from the coding sequence ATGAAGGGGCCGGCCGTTATTGGGCTGCTCGCGCTCGTGGCGCTGGTCATGGCTCCCTCTGTCACTGCCCACGCGCTCCTCAGCCAGGCCGATCCGGCAAACGGGGCAACGTTGTTGGCGCCTCCGCAGGTCGTCACCCTCGCGTTTACCGAGGATCCGGAACCGTCGCTGTCGAGCATCCGGGTCCTCACCACGTCAGGCCTCGAGGTCTCGCGGGGCCCGGCGCGGTCGGTGCCTGGGCGGCCCAACTCGCTCCGGGTCGACCTCGGCCCCCTGTCGACGGGCGTCTACACCGTCGTATGGCGGACCGTATCTCGGATCGACGGGCACGTCACCGGCGGAGCGTTCGCGTTCGGCGTTGGCGTCACCCCGTCCGCCGCGTCGGTCCCGGAGGTCACGAGCCCGCCTCCCTCCGTGGTCGGAGGGGTTGCGCGATGGCTGCTCTATGCGGGCCTCTGCGTGCTGATCGGCGGCGCGTGGGTGTGGACCCTGGCGTTTCCGGGGGCGGCGGCGGGGTCCTGGCGCATTCTGTGGGTCGCGTGGCTCGCTGCTGCGCTCGGCATCGCCGGCCTGGCGGAAGCGCAGCGCGCGGACGCCGGGGTCGATATCGTCCGCTTCATGCGAACATCGCTGGGGAATGCGCTCGTCTGGCGTGCCCTGCCTCTGGTGGCCATCGCAGGGTCTCTCGTCACGGGTGGCAGGCTGACCGGACCCGCGCGCCGGGTCTCCCTTGCCGTCGTGGGCGTGCTGACCGCACTCGCCATCCTGGCCCACATCGCGGGAGGACATGCGGCGGCCGCCTCAGGAGCGTGGCGTCCGGCCAACCTGATGGTGCAGTGGCTGCATGTCTCGGCGGTCGGCGCCTGGATCGGCGGCTTGGCTGCGCTCTTGGCCGTCTTGGGTCGCACCCCAGGTGACGATCGGACCCTCGCGGTGCGGCGCTTCTCGACGGTTGCGGGCGTTCTCATCGTCACTGTGGCTGCAACCGGGACGGCACGCGCCGTCGATGAGGTGGGAACGTGGACCGGGCTCATCACGACCATCTACGGCCGACTCGTCCTGGTGAAAGCGGGGCTGCTGATCCTGCTGGCGGTCCTCGGCGCACTCAACCGGTACCGGAGCGTTCCCGCGGCGGCCCGCACCCTGATCGGCCTCAGGCGGATCGGCGCGGCCGAGCTCGTGGTGGCCGCCGTCACGCTCATGATCGCCGCCGTGTTGACGCAGTCGGCGCCGGCGATCTTCGCGCTCAGAGCCGCGGGAAACGCGGCCCGGCTCGCAGCCACCGGAAGCGACTTTGCCACCTCGGTCCGGGCGCGGCTCCAGATCGACCCCGGGCTCCCGGGACCCAACCGATTCGTTGCGGACCTCCGAGACTACGATACGGGCCGGCTGATCCAGGCCGGGCGGGTGAGCCTTCGTTTCACCGCGGCGGATCGTCCTGATCTCGGGCCGTCCACGCTCGACCTGACTCGAACGCCTAGCGGAACCTACCAGGGGCAGGGCCCCAACCTTTCACTGGAGGGGAAGTGGAACGTCGTCGTCGTCGTTGAGCGCGGCGTGAACTCCGTCGAGATCCCGATCGCGGTCGTCGTGCCCAGTCAGCCCCAACGCGTCCGGACCATCCAGGCACCGGGCCAGCCGACTCTCTACGCGATCGATCTGTCGGGAGGACGCGTGGTAGACGTCTACCTTGATCCGGGGCGGACCGGCCTGAACGAGGTTCATGCGACGTACATCGACGCGGCCGGAGGCGAGTTGCCGGTGCCCCGGCTCGCGACGATGACCATGACTCGCCAGGGGGCAGCTCCGATCGCCCTCCCCGTCCGACGATTCGGCCCGGGCCACTTCATCGGAGACGCGACCCTCGGGCAGGGGGAGTGGCAGTTGGAGATCGTGGCAGCGACCGCCGGGGGAGAAGTCCTCCGAACCCGTCTGACGATACAACTGTAG